From the Streptomyces syringium genome, one window contains:
- a CDS encoding NucA/NucB deoxyribonuclease domain-containing protein — protein MRPRISARSRRRLRGLALFATVAVLLPLASPASATDSPADELSVETYMLPAGTPVPPLEELQSDAAFDSFRSRIRASAEGDTRAAAETIGPAASYEPRTAEPSTTEADTGADVGTPAGDVTAEAESDPADDVSDDPELAAAAATYPEPPHTMSFDECKAGLGTKNKLFIKSRFAVCTGASFIQFWRQNKKPVGESAFDVRVIGTIAKGSREMKAQVYFSNFAKTGKTATGGLMITPRMTVPQKWPASAKATQGGSIPGAQSFDALARQKPATFMHSVTVAAGQGTTRDDLVFAVYEPAIKIMPPAGWGMTGDMGGKLFFLAPRWDTAKYVTKRGGAVFSNIVTLPYSSKQGAPEKEVAEHIRDAYNNTPDIRPKNAHRDIPGRDLKKPLHRLFHDTKRRDANRNAAIKVCEENWGKNYPQDPQNPNRKRECDEFPFASTYEGSARKKYEPSTPANNFSARPLTRADNGAGGTILSVFYKRNRLIDGSDDGFLVSVK, from the coding sequence GTGAGACCGCGCATATCTGCACGCTCCCGACGACGCTTACGAGGACTGGCGCTATTCGCAACCGTTGCCGTTCTTCTCCCGCTCGCGTCGCCCGCCTCGGCGACTGACAGCCCGGCAGATGAGCTGAGTGTCGAAACCTACATGCTGCCAGCCGGGACCCCCGTTCCGCCTCTGGAAGAACTGCAGTCGGACGCCGCCTTCGACTCCTTTCGGAGTCGGATCCGGGCGTCGGCTGAAGGTGACACCCGGGCCGCCGCCGAGACGATCGGCCCTGCGGCTTCCTACGAGCCGCGCACCGCAGAGCCGTCCACCACGGAGGCCGATACCGGCGCAGACGTGGGCACGCCCGCCGGTGATGTCACCGCGGAGGCCGAGTCTGATCCGGCGGATGACGTTTCTGACGACCCCGAGCTCGCTGCAGCCGCTGCCACGTACCCGGAGCCTCCGCACACCATGTCGTTCGACGAGTGCAAGGCCGGGCTCGGTACGAAGAACAAACTGTTCATCAAGTCCCGGTTCGCTGTGTGTACGGGTGCATCGTTCATCCAGTTCTGGCGACAGAACAAGAAGCCTGTCGGGGAGAGTGCCTTCGACGTCCGCGTGATCGGCACCATCGCCAAGGGTAGCCGGGAGATGAAGGCTCAGGTCTACTTCTCGAACTTCGCCAAGACCGGCAAGACGGCGACCGGCGGCCTGATGATCACCCCTCGCATGACCGTCCCGCAGAAGTGGCCGGCATCCGCGAAGGCGACCCAGGGCGGCAGCATTCCCGGAGCGCAGAGCTTCGATGCCCTGGCTCGGCAAAAGCCTGCGACATTCATGCACTCGGTGACTGTCGCCGCCGGCCAGGGGACGACGCGGGATGACCTTGTATTTGCGGTGTACGAGCCCGCTATCAAAATCATGCCCCCGGCCGGCTGGGGCATGACCGGAGACATGGGCGGCAAGCTCTTCTTTCTCGCGCCGCGGTGGGACACCGCCAAGTACGTGACCAAGAGGGGCGGGGCAGTATTCAGCAACATTGTTACGTTGCCGTACAGCTCGAAGCAGGGGGCTCCGGAGAAGGAAGTGGCCGAGCACATACGAGACGCCTACAACAACACTCCCGATATCCGGCCGAAGAACGCGCACCGGGACATCCCCGGGCGGGACCTGAAGAAGCCACTGCACCGTCTGTTCCACGATACGAAACGACGCGACGCCAACCGGAATGCGGCCATCAAGGTATGCGAGGAGAATTGGGGAAAGAACTACCCGCAGGATCCCCAGAATCCCAACCGTAAGCGGGAGTGTGATGAGTTCCCGTTCGCCTCGACCTATGAGGGATCCGCTCGGAAGAAGTATGAACCATCGACCCCTGCAAACAACTTTTCGGCTCGGCCCCTGACGAGGGCGGACAATGGGGCTGGCGGCACGATATTGTCGGTCTTCTACAAGAGGAATCGTCTGATCGACGGCTCGGACGACGGTTTCCTGGTCTCGGTCAAGTAG
- a CDS encoding AfsR/SARP family transcriptional regulator, whose protein sequence is MTDTRGNSDVPRQLTAGERPAPAHRPAQRTPGRVTVALLGGFRLSLDGRDVELPGGAQRLVAALALSGRMSRSRLAGTLWPETEEHRALARLRTGIWRVNQAAPELVVTTAGEIALHTRAEVDVREVVDRSLRVLHGGEVDATAWSPGEDAGDLLPDWEDEWLGDARERLRQMRLHVMETVAERLCESGSYGLAIEVALTVLRADMLRESAHRVLVRVHLAEGNVGEAWRAYETCVHVLDRELGVRPTRATSDLLAGRPPGVRRRGLSHPH, encoded by the coding sequence ATGACCGATACACGGGGGAATTCCGACGTCCCACGCCAGCTGACCGCCGGGGAGCGGCCCGCGCCCGCGCACCGGCCGGCGCAGCGGACGCCGGGCCGGGTCACGGTCGCCCTCCTCGGCGGGTTCCGGCTCAGCCTCGACGGCCGTGACGTGGAACTGCCGGGCGGGGCGCAGCGGTTGGTCGCGGCCCTCGCGCTGAGCGGCCGGATGAGCCGCAGCCGACTGGCCGGGACGCTCTGGCCGGAGACCGAGGAGCACCGCGCCCTGGCCCGGCTGCGGACCGGTATCTGGCGGGTCAACCAGGCGGCCCCGGAGCTGGTGGTCACCACTGCCGGTGAGATCGCGTTGCACACGCGCGCCGAGGTGGACGTCCGTGAGGTGGTCGACCGTTCGCTGCGGGTGCTGCACGGCGGAGAGGTGGATGCGACGGCGTGGTCCCCGGGTGAGGACGCCGGGGATCTGCTGCCGGACTGGGAGGACGAATGGCTCGGCGACGCCCGCGAGCGGCTGCGCCAGATGCGCCTGCACGTCATGGAGACCGTGGCCGAGCGGCTGTGCGAGAGCGGCTCCTACGGCCTGGCCATCGAGGTCGCGCTGACGGTGCTGCGCGCCGACATGCTGCGGGAGAGCGCGCACCGGGTGCTGGTGCGCGTCCACCTCGCCGAGGGCAACGTCGGCGAGGCCTGGCGGGCGTACGAGACGTGTGTGCACGTCCTCGACCGTGAGCTGGGCGTACGCCCCACCCGGGCGACCAGCGATCTGCTCGCGGGCCGCCCACCGGGGGTACGACGCCGGGGGCTGAGCCATCCGCACTGA
- a CDS encoding SH3 domain-containing protein — translation MAPQQPFGTVVSSIGINLRRYPSTDSAVLGTLNKDAQVGLRSKVHAQDIDGNSIWYLLRDQAAWVAARHVANTGQVPLSKDADGAG, via the coding sequence ATGGCGCCGCAGCAGCCTTTCGGCACCGTCGTCAGCTCCATCGGGATCAATCTGCGCAGATATCCCAGCACCGATTCCGCCGTCCTCGGCACGCTGAACAAGGACGCCCAGGTCGGCCTGCGGAGCAAGGTCCACGCCCAGGACATCGACGGCAACAGCATCTGGTACCTGCTGAGGGACCAGGCTGCCTGGGTCGCGGCGCGGCACGTCGCCAACACCGGCCAGGTCCCTCTCTCGAAGGACGCGGACGGCGCGGGCTGA
- a CDS encoding S8 family peptidase — MNGLHAVAADADVVITPLFGTDPDRLLAQAERADAPPLDDDAREIIDRMARFYQVSAPADRLEELAERLRSSDAVEAAYVKPGAQLATRESTAKASKKSGTDSGAGTGEAGAPLNDMVPAAADAPPVTPDFTARQGYLDAAPGGIDARYAWTRPGGRGAGVRVIDCEWGWRFTHEDLLNNQGGIVSGTGSTDTAFVNHGTAVLGEIGGDVNTLGVTGISPDAVTSASAFSIATSTAIRNAADRLGPGDIILLEIHRPGPNATGSGQQGFIAVEWWPDDFLAIRYAVNRGIVVVEAAGNGAENLDAAVYDTPQPGFPAWWRNPFRRTALDAGAVIVGAGAPPPGTHGANHGPDRSRLDFSNHGACVDAQGWGREVTTTGYGDLQGGTNQDLWYTDRFSGTSSASPIVVGALASTQGVLRAHGRIRLSPARARELLRATGSPQQDAPGRPATQRIGNRPDLRQLIPAALQTATWVGVQFRGTLAGNRTGRWFTYNWPAHWHVVWTVQPTSVRPGAPQVRWRVRVERASDAYATYWIDVTNLVADPVDFEARFAVLGW, encoded by the coding sequence GTGAACGGTCTGCATGCCGTGGCCGCCGACGCGGACGTCGTCATCACTCCGCTGTTCGGCACCGACCCGGACAGGCTGCTCGCCCAGGCGGAACGGGCGGACGCACCGCCCCTCGACGACGACGCGCGCGAGATCATCGACAGGATGGCGCGTTTCTACCAGGTGTCGGCTCCGGCCGACCGGCTGGAGGAACTGGCCGAGCGGCTGCGCTCCTCGGACGCCGTCGAAGCCGCCTACGTCAAACCCGGCGCGCAGCTCGCGACCCGGGAGAGCACGGCCAAGGCGTCGAAGAAGTCGGGCACCGACAGCGGAGCGGGCACCGGCGAAGCGGGCGCGCCCCTCAACGACATGGTCCCCGCGGCGGCGGACGCCCCGCCCGTCACCCCGGACTTCACCGCCCGCCAGGGCTATCTCGACGCCGCACCGGGCGGGATCGACGCCCGCTACGCCTGGACGCGGCCGGGCGGCCGGGGCGCGGGGGTCCGGGTCATCGACTGCGAGTGGGGCTGGCGCTTCACCCACGAGGACCTGCTGAACAACCAGGGCGGCATCGTCTCCGGCACGGGCAGCACCGACACCGCGTTCGTCAACCACGGCACGGCCGTCCTCGGCGAGATCGGCGGGGACGTCAACACACTCGGCGTCACCGGCATTTCGCCCGACGCGGTGACCAGCGCCTCCGCGTTCTCCATCGCGACCTCCACCGCGATCCGCAACGCGGCCGACCGGCTCGGGCCGGGCGACATCATCCTGCTGGAGATCCACCGGCCGGGTCCCAACGCGACCGGCTCCGGCCAGCAGGGCTTCATCGCCGTCGAGTGGTGGCCGGACGACTTCCTGGCCATCCGCTACGCCGTCAACAGGGGCATCGTCGTGGTCGAGGCCGCGGGCAACGGCGCGGAGAACCTGGACGCCGCCGTCTACGACACCCCGCAGCCCGGCTTCCCCGCCTGGTGGCGCAACCCCTTCCGGCGCACCGCGCTGGACGCCGGCGCAGTGATCGTCGGCGCCGGGGCGCCACCACCGGGAACCCATGGCGCCAACCACGGCCCCGACCGGTCGCGGCTGGACTTCTCCAACCACGGTGCCTGTGTGGACGCCCAGGGCTGGGGGCGGGAGGTGACCACCACCGGCTACGGCGATCTGCAGGGCGGCACCAACCAGGACCTGTGGTACACCGACCGGTTCAGCGGCACCTCCAGTGCCTCGCCGATCGTCGTCGGCGCGCTGGCCTCCACCCAGGGGGTGCTGCGGGCCCACGGCAGGATCCGGCTGTCCCCGGCGCGCGCCAGGGAGCTGTTGCGCGCCACCGGCTCGCCGCAGCAGGACGCGCCCGGCCGTCCGGCCACCCAGCGCATCGGCAACCGTCCCGACCTGCGGCAGCTGATCCCGGCCGCGTTGCAGACGGCCACCTGGGTCGGCGTCCAGTTCCGGGGCACCCTGGCGGGCAACCGGACCGGCCGCTGGTTCACCTACAACTGGCCCGCCCACTGGCACGTGGTGTGGACGGTCCAGCCGACCAGCGTCCGTCCCGGCGCGCCCCAGGTCCGCTGGCGGGTCCGGGTCGAGCGGGCCAGTGACGCGTATGCGACGTACTGGATCGACGTGACCAACCTCGTGGCCGACCCGGTCGACTTCGAGGCCCGGTTCGCGGTCCTCGGATGGTGA
- a CDS encoding DinB family protein, whose protein sequence is MERMSDQPARWSQATVHPDMWADPDDDPRNCEGPSPDGELATLQDFLTNYRLTLRMKCAGLDAEQLARRSVPPSTMSLLGLVRHLAEVERDWRNWISDGDPLPKLYGERDADFDAAVAEQAVVDAAYADLEREQAATDAALAEHPDLSARVGKDGVAIRELMVHRIDEYARHCGHADLLRERVDGRVGQ, encoded by the coding sequence ATGGAACGCATGAGTGACCAACCCGCGCGATGGAGCCAGGCAACCGTCCACCCCGACATGTGGGCCGATCCGGACGACGACCCCCGCAACTGCGAAGGTCCCAGCCCGGACGGTGAGCTTGCGACACTGCAGGACTTCCTGACGAACTACCGCCTGACCTTGCGGATGAAGTGCGCGGGCCTGGACGCGGAACAACTGGCCCGTCGGTCGGTGCCGCCGTCGACGATGTCGCTGCTCGGCCTGGTGCGGCACCTCGCCGAGGTGGAACGCGACTGGCGCAACTGGATCAGTGACGGCGACCCGCTGCCGAAGCTGTACGGCGAGCGCGACGCGGACTTCGACGCGGCTGTCGCCGAGCAGGCCGTGGTCGATGCCGCGTACGCCGATCTGGAACGCGAGCAGGCCGCGACCGACGCCGCGCTGGCCGAGCACCCGGACCTGAGCGCGCGTGTGGGGAAGGACGGGGTCGCGATCCGGGAGCTGATGGTGCACAGGATCGACGAGTACGCCCGTCATTGCGGGCACGCCGACCTGTTGCGCGAACGCGTTGACGGGAGGGTGGGCCAGTGA
- a CDS encoding cation transporter — MTAEISIGIGPTPARRDALAKRIRLLVAATITYNVIEAGVAVTAGTIASSTALIGFGLDSVIEVSSAAAVAWQFSARDHTVREAREKRTLRLIAVSFFVLAAYVTVDAVRALTGTGEAERSIPGIVIAALSLAVMPFLSAAQRKAGRELGSASAVADSKQTLLCTYLSAVLLLGLVLNATLGWSWADPIAALVIAAIAVKEGRDAWQGKGCCAPAAAVPTAAVETNACGCRPGCDCCG; from the coding sequence ATGACCGCCGAGATATCCATCGGCATAGGCCCGACCCCGGCCCGCCGTGACGCGCTCGCCAAGCGGATACGGCTGCTGGTCGCGGCCACCATCACCTACAACGTCATCGAGGCGGGCGTCGCCGTCACCGCCGGGACGATCGCCTCCTCCACCGCGCTGATCGGCTTCGGCCTGGACTCGGTCATCGAAGTCTCCTCCGCCGCCGCGGTCGCCTGGCAGTTCTCCGCCCGCGACCACACCGTGCGCGAGGCGCGGGAGAAGCGTACGCTTCGGCTCATCGCGGTGTCGTTCTTCGTGCTCGCCGCGTACGTCACCGTCGACGCCGTCCGCGCGCTGACCGGCACCGGCGAAGCCGAACGCTCCATCCCCGGCATCGTCATCGCCGCCCTCTCCCTCGCGGTCATGCCGTTCCTGTCCGCCGCCCAGCGCAAGGCCGGCCGCGAACTCGGCTCCGCCAGCGCGGTCGCCGACTCCAAACAGACCCTGCTCTGCACGTACCTCTCCGCCGTCCTCCTGCTCGGCCTGGTCCTCAACGCCACCCTCGGCTGGTCCTGGGCCGACCCGATCGCCGCCCTGGTCATCGCCGCCATCGCGGTCAAGGAAGGCCGCGACGCCTGGCAGGGCAAGGGCTGCTGCGCCCCCGCCGCCGCGGTCCCGACCGCCGCCGTCGAGACGAACGCGTGCGGTTGCCGTCCCGGCTGCGACTGCTGTGGCTGA
- the map gene encoding type I methionyl aminopeptidase produces the protein MVEIKTDAALEAMREAGRVVAHALAAAQGAAAVGVGLRELDEAARAVLAEAGARSPFLGYQPSFAPTPFPAVICASVNDAVVHGIPGDYRLRDGDLVSIDCGAELDGWTGDAAVSFTVGTPAPADVALIDATRRALDAGIKAAVVGNRIGDISHAISTVARAARCGMPADFGGHGIGRRMHEDPSVPNHGRPRRGYPLRHGLVLAIEPMLMAGGRNDYRTAPDGWTLRTTDGTRAAHIEHTVAITEDGPRILTLP, from the coding sequence ATGGTGGAGATCAAGACGGATGCGGCGCTGGAGGCCATGCGCGAGGCGGGACGCGTCGTGGCCCACGCGCTCGCCGCGGCGCAGGGCGCGGCGGCCGTGGGGGTGGGACTGCGGGAGCTGGACGAGGCCGCCCGCGCCGTGCTCGCCGAGGCCGGGGCGCGCTCCCCGTTCCTCGGCTATCAACCGTCCTTCGCGCCCACCCCGTTCCCCGCGGTGATCTGCGCCTCCGTCAACGACGCCGTCGTGCACGGCATACCCGGCGACTACCGGCTGCGCGACGGCGACCTCGTCAGCATCGACTGCGGAGCGGAACTCGACGGCTGGACCGGCGACGCGGCCGTCAGCTTCACCGTCGGCACCCCCGCCCCCGCCGATGTGGCCCTGATCGACGCCACGCGCCGAGCCCTCGACGCCGGCATCAAGGCAGCCGTCGTCGGCAACCGCATCGGGGACATCTCCCACGCCATCAGCACGGTCGCCCGCGCGGCCCGCTGCGGCATGCCCGCCGACTTCGGCGGCCACGGCATCGGACGCCGGATGCACGAGGACCCCTCCGTCCCCAACCACGGTCGCCCGCGCCGCGGTTATCCACTCCGCCACGGCCTCGTCCTGGCCATCGAACCGATGCTCATGGCCGGCGGCCGCAACGACTACCGCACGGCCCCGGACGGCTGGACGCTCCGCACGACCGACGGCACGCGGGCCGCGCACATCGAGCACACGGTCGCCATCACCGAGGACGGCCCCCGGATCCTCACCCTGCCGTGA
- a CDS encoding DM13 domain-containing protein — translation MGRIRRVMSKRVVIGVLVAGLVAVGAGAFWFQPWKLWVDETVREALPAATESAAAGAAARTLASGELISHEHATSGKVRILRLADGSRVLRLENLDTSNGPDLRVLVADAPVKKGTAGWRVFDDGAHVSLGKLKGNKGDQNYVLPAGLDLDRYTSVSIWCDRFDVSFGAAALSRA, via the coding sequence ATGGGACGCATACGGCGCGTCATGAGCAAGCGGGTTGTGATCGGGGTGCTGGTCGCCGGGTTGGTGGCGGTCGGGGCGGGGGCTTTCTGGTTTCAGCCGTGGAAGCTGTGGGTCGACGAGACCGTGCGGGAGGCGCTGCCCGCCGCTACGGAATCGGCGGCCGCAGGCGCGGCCGCGCGGACCCTCGCCTCCGGGGAGCTGATCAGCCACGAGCACGCGACCAGCGGAAAGGTGCGGATCCTGCGCCTGGCCGACGGGAGCCGCGTGCTGCGGCTGGAGAACCTCGACACCAGCAACGGACCCGATCTGCGGGTCCTGGTCGCCGACGCGCCCGTGAAGAAGGGCACGGCCGGGTGGCGGGTCTTCGACGACGGGGCGCACGTCAGCCTCGGCAAGCTCAAGGGCAACAAGGGCGACCAGAACTACGTCCTGCCCGCCGGGCTCGACCTCGACCGGTACACCAGCGTGAGCATCTGGTGCGACCGCTTCGACGTGTCCTTCGGCGCCGCGGCCCTCAGCCGCGCCTGA
- a CDS encoding serine hydrolase domain-containing protein, whose protein sequence is MAAVVLALSAPSAGAAGPPTSSAGCEAVRGAVVDSLGVLTQRHGLTGAAVDMADGRCGTWGAARGTADLGTGRPMNATDRLRIGSVSKTFTATVVVQLAAEGRIGLDTPVERYLPGLIRGNGHDGHRITVRQLLQHTSGIPDYVEAFVDRPVNEWRYRHFEPRELIATALELPRPDTKWHYSTTNTLIAGLVVEKVTGRGVEAEVTRRIIKPLGLRDTYWPGDDTRIRGPHSRSYFTDADAPEGTRPPRVDGTEWNMTFGGAGGALVSAPSDVNRFFGALLGGKLLPARWLAEMKRTVPADPDRLWPGARYGLGLIATPLECGGRWWGHGGTVPGGHRALGAVGPGGRSVSLALNEVPGTDRAEEDFLAVVSTAFCADRAKEMP, encoded by the coding sequence GTGGCAGCGGTTGTTCTGGCACTTTCCGCCCCCTCCGCCGGCGCGGCGGGCCCGCCCACCTCGTCCGCCGGGTGCGAGGCCGTGCGCGGCGCGGTCGTCGACTCCCTGGGCGTCCTCACACAGCGCCACGGCTTGACGGGCGCCGCCGTCGACATGGCCGACGGGCGCTGCGGGACGTGGGGGGCCGCCCGGGGCACGGCCGACCTGGGTACCGGGCGGCCGATGAACGCCACGGACCGGTTGCGGATCGGCAGCGTCAGCAAGACCTTCACCGCCACGGTCGTCGTGCAGCTCGCGGCGGAGGGCCGGATCGGGTTGGACACGCCGGTCGAGCGCTATCTGCCGGGGCTGATCCGGGGCAACGGCCACGACGGTCACAGGATCACCGTGCGGCAACTGCTCCAGCACACCAGCGGAATTCCCGACTACGTCGAGGCCTTCGTCGACCGGCCCGTGAACGAGTGGCGCTACCGGCATTTCGAGCCCCGCGAACTGATCGCGACGGCGCTCGAGTTGCCGCGCCCGGACACGAAATGGCACTACTCCACGACCAACACCCTGATCGCCGGGCTCGTCGTCGAGAAGGTCACCGGGCGTGGCGTCGAGGCAGAGGTGACCCGCCGGATCATCAAGCCGCTCGGCCTGCGTGACACCTACTGGCCGGGCGACGACACCCGCATCCGGGGTCCGCACTCGCGCAGCTACTTCACGGACGCCGACGCACCGGAGGGCACCCGCCCGCCCCGGGTCGACGGCACCGAGTGGAACATGACCTTCGGTGGCGCGGGCGGCGCGCTGGTCTCCGCCCCCTCCGACGTCAACCGGTTCTTCGGCGCGCTGCTCGGCGGCAAGCTGCTGCCCGCACGGTGGCTCGCCGAGATGAAGCGCACCGTCCCCGCCGACCCGGACCGGCTCTGGCCCGGCGCCCGGTACGGGCTGGGGCTGATCGCCACTCCCCTGGAGTGCGGCGGCCGGTGGTGGGGGCACGGCGGGACGGTGCCCGGCGGGCACCGGGCGCTGGGCGCGGTCGGGCCCGGAGGCCGGAGCGTCTCCCTCGCCCTCAACGAGGTGCCCGGCACCGACCGGGCGGAAGAGGACTTCCTTGCCGTGGTGAGCACCGCCTTCTGCGCCGACCGTGCCAAGGAGATGCCGTGA
- a CDS encoding alpha/beta hydrolase, producing MTILSSVTARRASAVGLALVACLTATPAAFATPAAFAAEPTPGAGLDRYYQQRLDWGSCVLGPDDTTGRDLEKAGAQCANVTVPLDYADPRGRTITVAMSRLRATDTRRRVGPLLINFGGPGGTALGEPPATRKAMKEVGARYDIIGMDPRFVGRSTPLDCHWPVGHSVFSAGLGRAGFDRQVALHKDLAAKCRATNASVLPHVTTRNTARDMDVIRGALGERKLSYLGYSYGSYLGTVYTQMFPGRHDRVVLDGAPDPRRYTPRLMRGVERENEQALAGWADWAAKRHATYGLGRTRDHVLATVGRVVEASARGLTLGTGPDVFRVDDTQVPTLIFGGISEDTDSARAAVAEHLSVMVRAAQGQPTRLATEFKEYLKAVLTGEESPTGSVQTAILCGDVAAPRDPERYWRDIERSRAAHPLFGPLTNNIGPCAFWDRPREEPTQVGQDAPALIVSATGDPRTPHTGAVALRGLLPGSRLITLKGANQHGVYGYYGSTCVDEQVNAYLATGELPADDRTCVKQTG from the coding sequence GTGACCATACTCAGCTCCGTCACCGCCCGCCGTGCCTCGGCCGTGGGCCTCGCCCTCGTCGCCTGTCTCACCGCGACCCCTGCGGCCTTCGCGACCCCCGCGGCCTTCGCCGCCGAGCCGACGCCCGGGGCCGGTCTCGACCGCTACTACCAGCAGCGTCTCGACTGGGGCAGCTGCGTCCTGGGCCCCGACGACACCACGGGCCGCGACTTGGAAAAGGCCGGGGCCCAGTGCGCGAACGTGACCGTGCCGCTCGACTACGCCGATCCCCGGGGCCGTACGATCACCGTCGCGATGTCCCGGCTCAGGGCCACCGACACGCGCCGTCGCGTGGGCCCGCTGCTGATCAACTTCGGCGGCCCCGGCGGGACCGCCCTCGGCGAGCCCCCGGCCACCCGCAAGGCCATGAAGGAGGTCGGCGCACGCTACGACATCATCGGCATGGACCCGCGCTTCGTCGGCCGCAGCACCCCGCTCGACTGTCACTGGCCCGTGGGCCACTCCGTCTTCTCGGCCGGCCTCGGCCGGGCCGGCTTCGACCGGCAGGTCGCCCTCCACAAGGACCTGGCCGCGAAGTGCCGTGCCACGAACGCCTCGGTGCTGCCGCACGTCACCACACGCAACACCGCCCGCGACATGGACGTCATCCGGGGCGCGCTCGGTGAGCGGAAGCTCTCCTACCTGGGCTATTCGTACGGCAGCTATCTGGGCACCGTCTACACCCAGATGTTCCCCGGCCGCCACGACCGGGTGGTCCTCGACGGGGCGCCCGACCCGCGCCGCTACACCCCCCGGCTGATGCGGGGCGTCGAGCGGGAGAACGAGCAGGCGCTCGCCGGCTGGGCGGACTGGGCGGCGAAGAGGCATGCCACCTACGGCCTCGGCCGCACCCGCGATCACGTGCTCGCCACCGTCGGCCGCGTCGTCGAGGCGTCCGCGCGCGGACTGACCCTCGGCACCGGCCCCGACGTCTTCCGGGTCGACGACACCCAGGTGCCGACCCTGATCTTCGGTGGGATCTCGGAAGACACGGATTCCGCGCGGGCGGCGGTCGCTGAGCATCTGTCCGTGATGGTCAGGGCCGCTCAGGGTCAACCGACCCGGCTCGCGACGGAGTTCAAGGAGTATCTGAAAGCGGTGCTGACCGGCGAGGAATCACCCACCGGCAGTGTGCAGACGGCCATCCTGTGCGGGGACGTCGCCGCCCCGCGCGACCCCGAGCGCTACTGGCGCGACATCGAGCGCAGCCGTGCCGCGCACCCACTGTTCGGCCCGCTGACCAACAACATCGGCCCGTGCGCCTTCTGGGACCGTCCGCGCGAGGAGCCCACTCAGGTGGGGCAGGACGCCCCGGCACTGATCGTGTCCGCCACCGGCGACCCGCGCACCCCCCACACGGGCGCCGTGGCCCTGCGTGGCCTGCTGCCCGGCTCCCGGCTGATCACCCTGAAGGGCGCCAACCAGCACGGGGTCTATGGCTACTACGGCAGCACCTGCGTGGACGAGCAGGTCAACGCCTACCTGGCCACGGGCGAACTCCCGGCGGACGACAGGACGTGCGTCAAGCAGACCGGCTGA
- a CDS encoding helix-turn-helix domain-containing protein → MVRTPLTPWERQRGERLGALLRRARGERSMVAVAAAAGLSAETLRKIETGRAPTPAFFTVAALAGTLGLSLDELADVCGEVAEEGDEPMSA, encoded by the coding sequence ATGGTGAGAACCCCTCTGACCCCCTGGGAGCGGCAGCGCGGCGAGCGGCTGGGCGCTCTGCTGCGCCGGGCCCGCGGTGAGCGCAGCATGGTCGCGGTGGCGGCGGCCGCCGGACTGTCCGCCGAGACCTTGCGCAAGATCGAGACCGGCCGGGCGCCGACTCCCGCCTTCTTCACCGTGGCGGCCCTGGCGGGCACCTTGGGCCTGTCCCTGGACGAACTGGCCGATGTCTGCGGGGAAGTCGCGGAGGAAGGAGACGAGCCGATGTCCGCCTGA